The Solibacillus sp. FSL W7-1436 genome window below encodes:
- the accB gene encoding acetyl-CoA carboxylase biotin carboxyl carrier protein — protein sequence MFKVQEIREIIKLVDASSIDEFVYEADGAKVKLKKNNGVTEVAAPKKVQEAAPVAAAVAAPAPVQVEAAPAPAPKAEAPATPVENTADLHKITSPMVGTFYQSPNPESPAYVKVGDKVGEESIVCIVEAMKLFNEIEAEVKGEIVEILVQDGQLVEYGQPLFLVKAE from the coding sequence ATGTTCAAAGTTCAAGAAATCCGAGAAATTATTAAATTAGTAGATGCTTCATCTATCGACGAGTTTGTATATGAAGCGGACGGCGCAAAGGTTAAACTAAAGAAAAACAACGGTGTTACAGAAGTAGCAGCTCCTAAAAAAGTACAAGAAGCAGCACCGGTTGCAGCAGCAGTTGCAGCACCTGCTCCAGTACAAGTGGAAGCGGCACCAGCACCAGCTCCTAAAGCAGAAGCACCAGCAACACCAGTAGAAAACACGGCTGATTTACATAAAATCACGTCTCCAATGGTTGGAACATTCTATCAGTCTCCAAACCCGGAATCACCAGCATATGTAAAAGTAGGCGATAAAGTAGGCGAAGAGTCAATCGTTTGTATCGTAGAAGCGATGAAATTATTCAACGAAATCGAAGCTGAAGTAAAAGGTGAAATCGTAGAAATCTTAGTTCAAGATGGCCAATTAGTAGAATACGGTCAACCATTATTTTTAGTAAAAGCTGAATAA
- a CDS encoding SH3 domain-containing protein, protein MKKIFKPLLGAIAIGVITLSINNDHNVFANDIADACGYDVTSKVNPANPTMNCLLTKTALEFDVPPEIVKAVAEGESGNWRHFDNNGEAIVTTDNGIGLMQITNQAGYLEERLKNDLVYNIEAGVKILDGMYDRPDLPKINGGHRDELESWYFAVMAYNGTKPVNSPIKQATGERNTKAYQEKVFGLVEDYELIDLQELRFTNEDFQYDSNSGENIKFLEMNYNFDKPLTKSKYSFEKGQKVRTTTTPKIRTSPTTSVNNVKYTLNKGEEITITGPFVYDEMATVNHFVWYPVKRSDGTEGYVASSYLDYVDSTLTPAPVTPVDPKPDYSQYYKKYADFSSAAEDMIWAIDKGLIQGYSNEWYAKTNKKETLLKPNSPLTEYHFLKIFFRYAEKDALASYEEMSLWKDGVYHIAEKYNLPVLGSEKSKAKADEGIKRGKLAQLMASYYYGKTVSEETAIQFFIKNSLTVKPNVKEFGRGDTLTRKQISSFIQRYDAFVSNQK, encoded by the coding sequence ATGAAAAAAATATTTAAACCATTGTTAGGTGCAATTGCCATTGGTGTGATAACTCTATCTATCAATAATGATCACAACGTATTCGCGAATGACATAGCAGATGCATGTGGCTATGATGTTACATCAAAGGTGAATCCGGCTAACCCAACTATGAACTGTTTATTAACTAAAACAGCCTTGGAATTTGATGTTCCTCCTGAAATTGTAAAGGCGGTAGCGGAAGGTGAAAGCGGGAATTGGCGCCATTTCGATAACAACGGCGAAGCGATCGTAACAACTGATAACGGAATCGGCCTTATGCAAATCACAAATCAGGCAGGTTACCTTGAAGAGAGATTGAAAAACGATCTTGTCTATAATATTGAAGCAGGTGTAAAAATTCTTGATGGTATGTATGATCGCCCGGATTTACCTAAAATCAATGGCGGTCACAGAGATGAGCTGGAATCCTGGTATTTCGCGGTGATGGCATATAACGGCACGAAACCGGTAAATAGCCCGATTAAACAGGCAACTGGTGAAAGAAATACAAAAGCTTACCAGGAAAAAGTCTTCGGGTTAGTTGAGGACTATGAATTGATCGATTTACAAGAGCTCCGTTTTACTAATGAAGATTTTCAATATGACTCTAACAGCGGAGAAAACATTAAATTTTTAGAGATGAACTATAACTTTGATAAACCTTTAACAAAATCAAAGTATTCGTTTGAAAAAGGTCAAAAAGTAAGGACTACAACTACTCCAAAAATTAGAACAAGTCCTACAACGAGTGTTAATAATGTTAAGTACACTTTAAATAAAGGCGAAGAGATTACTATTACCGGTCCGTTTGTATACGACGAAATGGCAACAGTAAACCACTTTGTCTGGTATCCTGTGAAAAGAAGTGATGGAACAGAAGGGTATGTTGCGTCCAGTTATCTAGATTACGTAGATTCGACATTGACACCAGCACCTGTAACACCGGTAGATCCTAAACCGGACTACTCGCAGTATTATAAAAAATATGCCGATTTCAGCAGTGCAGCTGAAGATATGATCTGGGCAATTGATAAGGGTCTGATTCAAGGTTACAGTAATGAATGGTATGCAAAAACAAATAAAAAAGAAACACTTCTAAAACCAAACAGTCCTTTAACAGAATATCACTTCCTGAAAATCTTTTTCCGCTATGCTGAAAAAGATGCATTGGCAAGTTATGAAGAAATGTCGCTTTGGAAAGATGGCGTATATCATATAGCGGAAAAATATAATCTGCCAGTATTGGGCAGTGAAAAATCAAAAGCTAAAGCGGATGAAGGCATCAAACGCGGTAAACTGGCACAATTGATGGCTTCTTACTACTATGGGAAAACAGTAAGTGAAGAAACAGCGATTCAATTTTTCATTAAGAATAGCCTTACTGTAAAGCCGAATGTTAAAGAATTCGGACGTGGCGATACGTTAACTCGCAAGCAGATTTCATCGTTTATACAGCGATATGACGCATTCGTATCAAATCAAAAATAA
- a CDS encoding SpoIIIAH-like family protein, which translates to MKVKKRTVWFLTVVSLAAVISVFYIFEDNTPNILTIFSDETIDETDILGVNQNLTQPVNSESDLFQEVRLELANKRSQQKEQLTQKIAADEFTAEEKNEAFNEMDELIKLESSEAMLEMLIKSIGYSDALVRIDGDKVAVRVMSDEVSEKLADEILYVVRSEFKDYVNVSVEFEPFN; encoded by the coding sequence GTGAAAGTGAAAAAGCGAACAGTATGGTTCTTAACAGTAGTAAGTTTGGCTGCGGTAATTTCTGTATTTTACATTTTTGAAGACAATACACCGAATATTTTAACGATCTTCTCTGATGAAACAATTGATGAAACAGATATTTTAGGGGTTAATCAAAACCTGACACAACCAGTGAACTCAGAAAGCGACTTATTCCAGGAAGTACGTTTAGAGCTTGCGAACAAACGCAGCCAGCAAAAAGAGCAGTTGACACAAAAGATTGCTGCTGATGAATTTACAGCAGAGGAAAAGAATGAGGCATTCAATGAAATGGATGAACTGATCAAATTGGAATCATCGGAAGCGATGCTGGAAATGCTGATCAAATCAATTGGCTATTCAGATGCCCTTGTCCGTATTGATGGAGATAAAGTAGCTGTACGAGTTATGTCAGATGAAGTATCGGAGAAATTGGCAGACGAAATTTTATATGTTGTACGCTCCGAATTTAAAGATTATGTAAATGTTAGTGTAGAATTCGAACCTTTTAATTAA
- a CDS encoding stage III sporulation protein AE, with translation MQTIYSIFTEPIQSLLFSLLLVAIYILMYLLLLALVPNETVLIEQLFIILFIVVFAQNVVDAFVVLYELIAILQNFFMAILPIMSFMLLTIQTVFTAIAWNPIIILFVQVILFVSTNVTIPALVLALIFDVCTKIYPAISFSKAADLIRSSILSVMIASVVALTSILTLSGIAFIQLNDALKSPIKKLIEQNIPLIGSLIVEGLSFFQKTQSTVSTFVGLSFLTIIWGAAFYPATVLLLHALLFKIIGAIIEPFTNMRMSGLFDDVGKTMFVLCAVAFLLGFAIMFIVLLFIFFMQMSMGGKT, from the coding sequence ATGCAGACAATTTATTCGATTTTTACAGAACCGATTCAATCTTTATTGTTTTCCTTGCTGCTTGTAGCGATTTATATTTTGATGTATTTACTGCTACTTGCTTTAGTTCCGAATGAAACCGTTTTGATTGAACAGTTATTTATCATTTTGTTTATCGTAGTATTTGCGCAAAATGTCGTCGATGCTTTTGTTGTGTTGTATGAGCTCATTGCCATACTTCAAAATTTCTTTATGGCGATTTTGCCGATCATGTCATTTATGCTGCTGACGATTCAAACCGTTTTTACGGCGATTGCATGGAACCCGATTATCATCCTATTTGTCCAAGTTATTCTATTTGTCAGTACAAACGTAACAATACCTGCTCTTGTCCTCGCATTAATATTTGATGTATGCACAAAAATATATCCTGCCATTTCCTTTTCAAAAGCTGCAGATCTTATACGCTCTTCCATATTAAGCGTCATGATTGCGTCGGTTGTTGCATTGACTTCGATTTTGACGCTTTCCGGTATCGCCTTCATCCAGCTGAATGATGCACTGAAATCTCCTATCAAAAAATTAATCGAGCAAAATATTCCGCTAATCGGCAGTTTGATTGTGGAGGGTCTGTCTTTTTTCCAAAAAACCCAGTCAACGGTTTCGACCTTTGTCGGACTGTCCTTTTTAACAATTATTTGGGGGGCGGCTTTTTATCCGGCGACGGTGCTGTTGCTGCACGCACTGCTGTTTAAAATTATTGGTGCCATTATAGAACCGTTTACCAATATGCGTATGAGCGGTCTGTTTGATGATGTTGGAAAGACGATGTTTGTATTATGTGCAGTCGCATTTTTGCTTGGCTTCGCGATTATGTTCATCGTTCTGTTATTTATTTTCTTTATGCAGATGTCCATGGGGGGAAAAACGTGA
- a CDS encoding polysaccharide deacetylase family protein, producing the protein MKRKKWKRIAFILFLVLLFLFAAMYVFNSLGEAKGRDYYEETGQIIWDIQTDEKVVALTFDDGPHPKYTGQILDLLEQYEAKGTFFIVGQLAEKSPELVLRMHESGHEIANHTYTHPFTKSVSPIMEEVNQTSDTIYSITGVKPNLFRPVEGYYTDELVKESVKNGYKIVMWSWHQDTEDWKDPGVNKIVNTVLDGLGNGNVVLFHDGGGNREQTVQALEKILPELKKQGYRFITISQMIRLQNDTKQHIVEEEK; encoded by the coding sequence ATGAAACGAAAAAAATGGAAAAGAATTGCGTTTATTTTATTTTTAGTCCTTTTATTTTTATTTGCAGCTATGTATGTTTTCAATAGTCTCGGTGAAGCGAAAGGACGGGACTATTATGAAGAAACAGGTCAAATTATTTGGGATATTCAAACGGACGAAAAGGTAGTGGCCCTGACATTTGATGATGGGCCGCATCCGAAATATACCGGGCAAATACTTGATTTACTTGAACAGTATGAGGCGAAGGGAACGTTTTTTATCGTGGGGCAACTGGCTGAAAAAAGCCCCGAACTCGTTTTGCGGATGCATGAAAGTGGACATGAGATCGCCAATCATACGTACACACATCCTTTTACAAAATCAGTTTCTCCCATTATGGAAGAGGTTAATCAAACATCCGATACAATTTACAGCATTACAGGCGTGAAGCCGAATTTATTCCGCCCGGTAGAAGGTTATTATACAGATGAACTCGTGAAAGAATCCGTCAAAAACGGCTATAAAATTGTTATGTGGTCATGGCATCAGGATACAGAAGACTGGAAAGATCCAGGTGTAAATAAAATAGTCAATACGGTATTGGACGGTCTTGGAAATGGAAATGTTGTGTTGTTCCATGATGGTGGAGGCAATCGGGAGCAGACAGTTCAAGCGTTGGAAAAAATATTGCCCGAGCTGAAAAAACAAGGCTACCGATTTATCACAATTTCACAGATGATCCGATTACAGAATGATACGAAACAACATATTGTAGAGGAGGAGAAATGA
- a CDS encoding nuclear transport factor 2 family protein yields the protein MTALNNQFLLLEQQLMYYKKEDFINLLSEDFLEYGSSGGIMDKPFLLNEVTDQGIEEWLFTVTDFQAISIADQIVQTRFVTTNRTNGNSQNRSSLWRNENGTWRMFFHQGTPTK from the coding sequence ATGACTGCACTTAACAATCAATTTCTGCTTTTAGAACAACAACTCATGTATTACAAAAAGGAAGACTTTATCAACCTCTTGAGTGAGGATTTTCTAGAATACGGGTCATCCGGAGGCATTATGGATAAACCTTTCTTACTAAATGAAGTAACAGATCAAGGTATTGAAGAATGGTTATTTACAGTTACGGATTTCCAGGCAATTTCAATTGCAGATCAGATTGTACAAACACGATTTGTTACTACAAATCGCACGAATGGCAACAGCCAAAACCGCAGCTCCCTTTGGCGCAATGAAAACGGGACATGGCGGATGTTCTTTCATCAAGGTACACCTACAAAATAA
- the accC gene encoding acetyl-CoA carboxylase biotin carboxylase subunit translates to MKKVLIANRGEIAVRIIRACKELGIQTVAVYSEADADALHVKLADEAYCIGPKLSKDSYLSFPAVLGVAQKTGADGIHPGYGFLAENAAFAEACENAGIKFIGPSSDAIKIMGIKDVARDTMEAANVPLVPGTGIVPSIETGKEWAAKIGYPVIIKATAGGGGKGIRVARTEEDLVKGIEITQKEAAAAFGNPGVYLEKFIEYFRHCEIQVLADSHGNVVHLGERDCTVQRRMQKLVEEAPSPALSEERRAEMGEAAVKAALACNYEGAGTIEFIYDYQEDRFYFMEMNTRIQVEHPVTEMITGVDLVQQQLKIASGQELPFKQEDIKINGWAIECRINAENAYKNFMPSAGTVDTYVVPGGYGVRIDSAVYAGYTIPPYYDSMVAKLIVHADTREEAIAKMNRALSEFEVAGPGINTTIPFHQALMNNDVFKSAKFNTKFLEENDILDVKAKA, encoded by the coding sequence ATGAAAAAAGTATTAATCGCAAACCGAGGCGAAATTGCAGTACGTATTATTCGTGCGTGTAAAGAGCTAGGTATTCAAACGGTCGCAGTATATTCTGAAGCAGATGCGGATGCATTGCATGTAAAACTTGCGGATGAAGCATATTGTATCGGACCAAAGTTATCGAAAGATTCGTATTTAAGTTTCCCGGCAGTTTTAGGGGTAGCACAAAAAACAGGTGCTGACGGAATCCACCCAGGATATGGTTTCTTGGCGGAAAACGCAGCATTTGCTGAAGCTTGTGAAAACGCGGGTATTAAATTTATCGGTCCTTCTTCGGATGCGATTAAAATCATGGGTATTAAAGACGTTGCACGTGACACTATGGAAGCGGCAAACGTTCCGTTAGTTCCTGGTACAGGCATTGTGCCGAGTATCGAAACAGGTAAAGAATGGGCTGCGAAAATCGGTTACCCGGTCATCATTAAAGCAACTGCTGGTGGTGGCGGTAAAGGGATCCGTGTAGCACGCACAGAAGAAGATCTTGTAAAAGGTATCGAAATTACTCAAAAAGAAGCAGCAGCAGCATTCGGCAACCCTGGTGTTTACTTGGAGAAATTCATCGAGTATTTCCGTCACTGCGAGATCCAAGTATTAGCGGACAGCCATGGTAATGTTGTACACCTTGGCGAACGTGACTGTACGGTACAACGCCGTATGCAAAAGCTTGTAGAAGAAGCGCCGTCTCCGGCACTATCTGAAGAGCGACGCGCAGAAATGGGCGAAGCCGCTGTTAAAGCAGCATTAGCTTGTAACTATGAAGGTGCTGGTACTATCGAGTTCATCTACGATTACCAGGAAGATCGTTTCTACTTCATGGAAATGAACACACGTATTCAAGTTGAGCACCCTGTAACAGAAATGATCACAGGTGTTGACTTAGTACAACAACAATTAAAAATCGCTTCTGGTCAAGAACTGCCATTCAAGCAAGAAGACATCAAAATTAACGGCTGGGCAATTGAATGCCGTATTAACGCCGAAAATGCATACAAAAACTTCATGCCTTCAGCAGGTACTGTAGATACGTATGTAGTACCGGGCGGTTATGGTGTCCGTATCGATTCTGCAGTTTATGCAGGTTATACGATCCCGCCATATTACGATTCAATGGTCGCTAAACTGATCGTTCATGCTGACACTCGTGAAGAAGCAATCGCGAAAATGAACCGCGCGTTATCGGAATTTGAAGTAGCCGGACCTGGAATTAACACAACAATTCCATTCCACCAAGCTTTAATGAACAACGACGTATTCAAATCAGCGAAATTCAACACGAAGTTCCTTGAAGAGAATGATATTTTAGATGTGAAAGCAAAGGCTTAA
- a CDS encoding M23 family metallopeptidase has product MKYRIAMIMTSILILGFMPIADAEEDTTLTKEQLLQKRMDYYIQHENILLPWYYLAAVDQFERNIQEVRKDIPKRESVIAIQFSDEFWSGILNPAGDDTSPVSIAYFNGSGMDGNGDGVADRSDDRDVIFTLANYLRQYGYGEDNFKLALWDYYKNELSVNQILVIAKLYEKFGTINLDDHTFPLSTHADYSYRGTWGANRGWGGRRIHEGTDIFAPYNTPVYSTSYGVIEVMGWNQFGGWRVGIRDNHNSYHYYAHLAYFQKGLKEGDIVEAGQIIGYVGSTGYGKEGTAGKFPPHLHYGIYKFNGRTEWAFDPYPALARWEKEAKQRKK; this is encoded by the coding sequence ATGAAATACCGTATTGCAATGATCATGACGTCCATTTTAATTTTAGGATTTATGCCAATTGCCGATGCCGAAGAGGACACCACCTTGACAAAAGAACAGCTCCTGCAAAAAAGGATGGACTATTATATACAGCATGAAAATATATTATTGCCCTGGTATTATCTGGCTGCCGTTGACCAGTTTGAACGGAATATTCAGGAAGTGCGAAAGGATATACCGAAACGGGAAAGTGTCATTGCCATTCAATTTTCGGATGAATTTTGGTCGGGAATTTTAAATCCGGCGGGTGATGATACATCACCGGTTTCGATTGCATATTTTAATGGAAGCGGTATGGACGGAAACGGAGATGGGGTAGCGGACCGTTCCGATGATAGAGATGTAATATTTACATTAGCGAACTATTTAAGACAGTACGGATATGGTGAGGATAATTTTAAGTTGGCATTATGGGACTATTATAAAAATGAACTATCAGTGAATCAAATACTTGTTATTGCAAAATTATATGAGAAATTCGGAACAATCAACTTGGATGATCATACATTTCCGTTATCCACTCATGCTGATTACAGCTATAGAGGAACATGGGGTGCTAATCGAGGCTGGGGCGGACGAAGAATTCATGAAGGAACAGATATTTTTGCTCCTTATAACACACCGGTCTATTCAACATCCTATGGTGTAATTGAAGTGATGGGGTGGAATCAGTTCGGGGGCTGGCGTGTCGGTATTCGTGATAACCATAACTCGTATCATTATTATGCACACCTCGCTTATTTCCAAAAAGGACTTAAAGAAGGCGATATTGTCGAGGCAGGACAAATTATCGGCTATGTCGGAAGTACAGGGTACGGAAAAGAAGGAACAGCCGGAAAATTCCCGCCGCATCTCCACTACGGCATCTATAAATTTAACGGCCGTACAGAATGGGCATTTGATCCGTATCCGGCCTTGGCAAGATGGGAAAAAGAAGCGAAGCAAAGAAAAAAATAA
- a CDS encoding NCS2 family permease: MFQLKENGTTVKRELFAGLTTFLTMAYVIIVNPIILSGAGVPVDQVFMATIIAAVIGTGWMALCANYPIAVAPGMGLNAYFTYTVVLASNGEITYTTAFSAVFVAGILFIIISLTPFREKLITAIPENLKLAITAGIGLFIAFIGLRMSGIVVADESNLVKFGDISEPAPLLTFIGLFITVALMARKVNGAIFIGMIVTAIIAMFTGQLSIDKVVALPHLPEGLIVFNPITAISEVIEYGLYGVIFSFILVTLFDTTGTLIGVSKQAGLLKDGKLPRARKALVSDSLATTAGAMFGTSPSTAYLESGSGVAVGGRTGLTALTVAVLFIIASFFGPLVGSLSGVAAITSPALIIVGSLMIGVVKNMKWDEIEESFPAFLVILSMPLTSSISTGIALGFISYPLIMLVKGRGREVHPLVYIFAVLFILQLIYLPH, encoded by the coding sequence ATGTTTCAGTTAAAAGAAAATGGGACAACAGTTAAGCGTGAATTATTTGCGGGATTAACGACATTTTTAACGATGGCATATGTCATCATTGTTAACCCGATTATTTTATCAGGCGCTGGAGTTCCGGTTGATCAAGTATTTATGGCTACAATTATTGCAGCAGTTATCGGAACTGGCTGGATGGCGCTTTGTGCGAACTATCCGATTGCCGTTGCTCCGGGTATGGGATTAAACGCATACTTTACTTATACTGTTGTATTAGCTTCAAATGGAGAGATTACGTATACTACTGCCTTTTCAGCAGTATTTGTTGCAGGTATTTTATTTATTATTATTAGTTTAACACCTTTCCGTGAAAAGCTTATTACAGCCATTCCAGAAAACTTGAAATTGGCGATTACAGCGGGTATCGGACTATTTATCGCGTTCATCGGGCTGCGTATGTCAGGCATTGTCGTAGCGGATGAATCCAATTTAGTGAAGTTCGGTGATATTTCAGAGCCGGCACCGTTACTGACTTTTATCGGGCTGTTTATTACAGTTGCGTTAATGGCACGCAAAGTGAACGGAGCAATTTTTATCGGTATGATTGTGACTGCGATCATTGCGATGTTCACAGGGCAGCTTTCAATCGATAAAGTTGTGGCGCTTCCGCATTTACCGGAAGGGTTGATCGTATTCAATCCAATCACTGCGATTTCAGAAGTAATTGAATACGGTCTGTACGGTGTTATTTTTTCATTCATTTTAGTTACATTATTTGATACGACAGGGACGTTAATCGGTGTATCAAAGCAGGCAGGATTATTGAAGGACGGAAAACTGCCGCGTGCACGTAAAGCGCTTGTTTCCGATTCACTTGCAACAACTGCGGGTGCGATGTTCGGGACAAGCCCATCAACAGCGTATCTTGAATCAGGATCTGGAGTTGCGGTTGGTGGTCGTACAGGTTTAACAGCATTAACTGTTGCCGTACTGTTCATCATTGCTTCATTTTTCGGACCGCTTGTAGGGTCTTTATCAGGAGTGGCTGCTATTACTTCTCCTGCATTAATTATCGTTGGTAGTCTAATGATCGGCGTCGTTAAAAATATGAAGTGGGATGAAATCGAAGAATCTTTCCCGGCATTTTTAGTGATTTTATCAATGCCGCTTACATCAAGTATTTCTACAGGGATCGCACTTGGTTTTATCAGCTATCCATTAATTATGCTTGTAAAAGGACGCGGGCGCGAAGTACATCCGCTCGTTTATATTTTTGCCGTTCTGTTTATTTTACAGTTAATCTATTTACCTCATTAA
- a CDS encoding NAD(P)H-dependent flavin oxidoreductase, with protein MVANLPIDKPIVQAPMAGITTPEFVAACCETGVLGSIGAGYLNGEDTKQFIQEVKALTAKPFSVNLFVPEQPKADAQFLQYAREALQPICDELNISLPAAIPTSDVFQDQVQAILEEDVKIVSFTFGLPDVATLSVLKQKGIYLIGTATSVEEAIAVEQAGLDAVVVQGKEAGGHRGSFIQPMSLHSTADLLKAAKENVSIPVIAAGGIMTKPQVTELLAIGASYVQIGTALLTATECAAPQLHKEAILTSGQHATTLTKAFTGKYARGLKNKFTEQLKEATTAPYPVQHYLTQPVRKESALQNNREYMSLWMGENSYLAKEASVKEIIETLLP; from the coding sequence ATGGTGGCAAATTTACCGATTGATAAACCGATTGTACAGGCGCCAATGGCAGGTATTACAACCCCTGAATTTGTAGCGGCTTGCTGTGAGACAGGTGTATTAGGTTCGATTGGTGCCGGTTATTTAAACGGCGAAGATACAAAGCAATTTATACAAGAAGTGAAAGCATTAACCGCAAAACCTTTTAGCGTAAATCTGTTTGTACCGGAACAGCCGAAAGCAGATGCCCAGTTTCTGCAATACGCACGAGAGGCATTACAACCTATCTGTGATGAGCTGAATATCAGTCTTCCGGCAGCTATTCCTACATCCGACGTGTTTCAAGACCAAGTACAGGCGATTCTTGAAGAAGATGTAAAGATCGTTTCCTTCACATTTGGTTTACCTGATGTCGCAACATTATCAGTACTTAAACAAAAGGGCATATACTTGATCGGTACGGCAACTTCAGTGGAAGAAGCGATTGCAGTCGAACAGGCCGGGCTGGATGCAGTCGTTGTACAAGGAAAAGAAGCTGGCGGTCACCGGGGGTCATTTATACAACCAATGTCACTTCATTCAACCGCTGACCTGCTGAAAGCTGCAAAAGAAAATGTTTCAATCCCTGTTATTGCAGCTGGCGGAATTATGACAAAGCCACAAGTCACTGAGCTGCTTGCAATAGGGGCATCGTATGTACAAATCGGAACAGCATTATTGACGGCAACCGAATGTGCGGCTCCACAACTACATAAAGAGGCGATTTTAACTTCCGGTCAACATGCAACGACATTGACGAAAGCATTTACCGGCAAATATGCGCGCGGATTGAAAAATAAATTTACCGAGCAATTAAAAGAAGCGACTACCGCTCCATATCCGGTCCAGCATTATTTAACACAACCGGTCCGGAAAGAAAGTGCCCTCCAAAACAACCGTGAATATATGTCTCTTTGGATGGGGGAAAATAGCTATTTGGCTAAAGAAGCATCCGTTAAAGAGATTATCGAAACTCTCTTACCGTAA
- a CDS encoding VanW family protein: MKKYFIYLVLIGLCILTGCEKAPYSGVFDTGEKEQQIEASTTAPLPESEAIVGEYPLIYPAVITLIDPRTMEIVKSFTPQLLGYGTDSQLYETNVKKIARELARGTKKRTGYDQAMVLHKIGENGDIIEGIPGIVLKESELVERILAASPKGNHIFLPLYILETNLDIDIPSLDDVTVASFTTYFNGTQTGRSENIELSSKAIHNILVGDGDYFSFNTMVGERTVEKGYQPAPEIINKELVMGIGGGICQTSSTLFNAVDQLGIRITERHHHSLNIGYVPTGRDATVSYGSLDFKFQNTSGAPFLIKSYYSKGALTIAITTSHQYKDLLKK; the protein is encoded by the coding sequence ATGAAAAAATACTTCATTTATTTAGTACTGATCGGTCTTTGTATACTTACGGGCTGTGAAAAGGCTCCGTATTCTGGTGTTTTTGACACGGGTGAAAAAGAACAGCAAATTGAAGCTTCAACTACAGCACCATTGCCGGAAAGTGAAGCGATTGTCGGAGAATATCCGCTTATCTATCCAGCTGTCATTACATTGATCGATCCGAGAACAATGGAAATCGTGAAATCGTTCACACCACAATTATTAGGATACGGCACGGATAGCCAACTGTACGAGACAAATGTAAAAAAAATAGCGAGGGAACTGGCAAGGGGGACTAAAAAAAGGACCGGCTATGATCAGGCAATGGTGCTCCACAAAATCGGGGAGAACGGGGATATTATTGAAGGCATTCCCGGTATCGTATTAAAGGAAAGTGAATTGGTCGAAAGAATTTTAGCAGCTTCGCCAAAAGGAAATCATATTTTTTTGCCGCTGTATATATTGGAGACCAATCTGGATATCGACATACCTTCACTGGATGATGTGACCGTTGCTTCGTTTACGACTTATTTTAATGGAACACAAACTGGAAGAAGTGAAAATATCGAGCTTTCCTCAAAGGCAATCCATAATATTTTAGTTGGGGATGGAGATTATTTTTCTTTTAATACAATGGTTGGAGAGCGAACGGTGGAAAAAGGTTATCAACCGGCACCTGAAATTATCAATAAGGAGCTGGTGATGGGGATTGGCGGTGGAATTTGCCAAACATCCTCGACATTATTTAATGCCGTCGACCAGTTAGGAATTCGCATTACGGAAAGGCATCACCATTCACTGAACATCGGCTATGTCCCGACAGGCAGGGATGCCACGGTTTCTTACGGATCGCTCGATTTCAAATTCCAAAATACGAGCGGGGCTCCGTTTTTAATTAAGTCGTATTACAGTAAAGGTGCCCTGACAATCGCCATCACGACATCACATCAATATAAAGATCTATTAAAAAAGTAA